In Thermococcus camini, a genomic segment contains:
- a CDS encoding energy-coupling factor ABC transporter ATP-binding protein — MLRVENVWHVYETGREALKGVSFEMGEEIVALVGPNGSGKTTLAKHLNGLLKPTRGRVTVDGMDTREHTVAELSTKVGYVFQNPEHMFFEENVFREVAFGPRNLGLSEEEIEERVRWALRAANLEGYWERTPYSMSGGEKQRLAIACVLAMKPKYLILDEPTTGLDARSSSSVIDAVRKLRSEGHGILLITHDMDLVLELAERVLLLHDGRKVFDGPVEEFFSLELHDFGLEKPELLRISEGAGVGFVRSVRELVDALAGGAV, encoded by the coding sequence ATGCTGAGGGTGGAGAACGTCTGGCACGTCTATGAGACCGGCAGGGAAGCTCTGAAAGGAGTAAGCTTCGAGATGGGGGAGGAGATAGTCGCGTTAGTTGGCCCTAACGGGAGTGGAAAAACCACCCTCGCGAAGCACCTCAACGGCCTCCTGAAGCCCACGCGGGGCAGGGTGACGGTGGATGGGATGGACACGCGCGAACACACCGTCGCCGAGCTGAGCACGAAGGTGGGCTACGTCTTTCAGAACCCCGAGCACATGTTCTTCGAGGAGAACGTGTTCCGCGAGGTTGCCTTCGGGCCAAGGAACCTCGGACTGAGCGAGGAGGAGATTGAAGAGCGCGTCCGGTGGGCGCTGAGGGCGGCCAATCTGGAGGGGTACTGGGAGAGGACACCGTACTCAATGAGCGGCGGCGAGAAGCAGAGATTAGCTATAGCCTGTGTTCTGGCGATGAAACCGAAGTACCTTATCCTGGACGAACCAACAACCGGACTGGACGCGAGGAGTTCCTCCAGTGTCATCGATGCCGTGAGGAAGCTCCGCTCCGAGGGGCACGGGATACTGCTCATAACCCACGATATGGACCTGGTTCTGGAGCTGGCCGAGAGGGTCCTCCTGCTGCACGACGGCAGAAAGGTCTTCGATGGCCCCGTGGAGGAGTTCTTCTCGCTTGAGCTTCACGATTTTGGGCTTGAGAAGCCCGAACTTCTCAGGATAAGCGAGGGTGCTGGAGTGGGCTTCGTGAGAAGCGTTCGTGAGCTGGTCGATGCCCTGGCGGGTGGTGCGGTATGA
- a CDS encoding energy-coupling factor transporter transmembrane component T family protein produces the protein MIYPFYTEKSSPLHSLDPRVKIIGTIAGIAAIMLYNDPKILIPLFFAFLLVGRLLGGVEIREQIKLLKPLLPIVIITLVVWPIIYEPRLRGLLFGVSFAMRLLTFALITFLLLMTTPQRDLILGFVRLGMPYEFGLTISIALRYIPTLYVLSRNITDAQRSRGWEVEKGNFLVRAKKMTAVLIPLLVASLKTAHELSIALESRALGATKKRTFLYDIEMKGRDYAATVVILILFGAALYVRYGLGLGHVSIYG, from the coding sequence ATGATATATCCATTCTACACGGAGAAGAGCTCCCCACTGCACTCCCTCGACCCCAGGGTCAAGATAATCGGAACCATCGCCGGGATAGCGGCGATTATGCTGTACAACGACCCCAAAATCCTGATACCCCTGTTCTTCGCTTTCCTGCTCGTCGGAAGGCTTCTCGGCGGGGTCGAGATACGGGAGCAGATAAAGCTCCTCAAACCCCTCCTGCCGATAGTCATCATAACCCTTGTTGTGTGGCCAATCATCTACGAGCCGAGGCTCAGGGGACTGCTCTTCGGTGTTTCTTTCGCCATGAGGCTGCTCACGTTTGCACTGATAACGTTTCTCCTGTTGATGACGACACCCCAGCGCGACCTCATCCTCGGCTTCGTCAGGCTCGGCATGCCATACGAGTTTGGTCTGACGATTTCGATAGCCCTCCGCTACATTCCGACACTCTATGTGTTGTCCAGAAACATAACCGATGCCCAGAGGAGCCGCGGCTGGGAAGTTGAGAAGGGGAATTTCCTGGTGAGGGCAAAAAAGATGACCGCCGTTCTCATCCCCCTGCTCGTTGCCTCCCTAAAGACCGCCCACGAGCTGAGCATAGCACTTGAGAGCCGCGCCCTCGGCGCCACCAAGAAGAGGACGTTTCTCTACGATATCGAGATGAAGGGCAGGGATTACGCGGCCACTGTGGTCATTCTGATTCTCTTCGGAGCGGCGCTCTACGTTCGCTACGGCCTGGGGCTCGGGCACGTTAGTATATACGGCTAG